In Cherax quadricarinatus isolate ZL_2023a unplaced genomic scaffold, ASM3850222v1 Contig1488, whole genome shotgun sequence, a single genomic region encodes these proteins:
- the LOC138851669 gene encoding zinc finger protein 300-like encodes MSAHSLKKSHQCSVCFKHFTNKSHLTRHLRVHTGEKPYRCLVCHKGFAQKGHLGIHERTHTEEKPYQCSLCLKTFPQEENLINHMKHHTKQKPSSESLRDFKHKSRLFSYEKFHTEEQQNQYKCSYCPRKLKTKSNLVRHVKLHLGEKPHQCKVCLKAFPRKHHLDHHMRVHTGEKPFHCTECLKNFTQKAHLELHMRLHTKEKPFQCTECQKCFTQKAHLVLHFRLHTGEKPYQCSLCLKEFSDKSAQVSHMRVHTGEKPYQCSECQQCFTENKTLVYHLRLHTGKKPYHCAECGKDFRLKSSLVSHMKTHT; translated from the coding sequence ATGAGTGCTCATTCACTGAAGAAgtcacaccagtgttcagtgtgctTTAAACactttacaaataaatcccatttAACAAGACATTTGAGAGTTCACACGGGAGAAAAACCATATAGATGCTTGGTATGTCATAAGGGCTTTGCACAAAAGGGTCATCTAGGAATTCATGAGAGAACTCATACAGaggagaaaccatatcagtgttcgtTATGTTTAAAAACATTTCCGCAAGAAGAAAATCTAATCAATCACATGAAACACCATACAAAACAGAAGCCGTCTTCAGAGAGTCTGAGAGACTTTAAACATAAATCTCGTCTATTTTCATATGAGAAATTTCACACTGAGGAGCAGCAAAATCAATATAAGTGTTCTTATTGCCCAAGAAAGCTGAAAACTAAATCAAATTTAGTCAGACATGTGAAGCTTCACTTAGGGGAGAAACCTCATCAGTGTAAAGTGTGTCTGAAAGCTTTTCCTCGCAAACATCACCTGGACCATCATATGAGagttcatactggagagaagcccTTTCATTGTACTGAATGTTTAAAAAACTTTACACAAAAAGCTCACCTTGAGCTGCATATGAGACTACATACAAAAGAGAAACCATTTCAGTGTACCGAGTGCCAAAAATGTTTTACTCAAAAAGCTCATCTGGTACTACATTTCAGACTTcacactggagagaaaccatatcagtgttcactgTGTCTGAAGGAGTTTTCGGATAAATCGGCTCAAGTAAGTCATATGAgggttcatacaggagagaagccatatcagtgttcagaatgtcagCAATGTTTTACTGAAAATAAGACTCTTGTTTATCATTTGAGACTTCATACAGGAAAGAAACCATATCACTGTGCAGAATGTGGAAAAGACTTTAGACTAAAATCTAGTCTGGTATCACATATGAAAACTCATACATGA